A genomic region of Antennarius striatus isolate MH-2024 chromosome 2, ASM4005453v1, whole genome shotgun sequence contains the following coding sequences:
- the LOC137609958 gene encoding uncharacterized protein, giving the protein MPASEFRMMEISEFQQLIPAHVGVDSGFPEWPGDRSDPAIEMVKDAAGSPSDSLLTATQAVDLSTSSHGHSLGMAGERTPPSHGEVPGYVLARVDDVNDPSESQTVSRAAPLTQTRSSVRVCLGKLFNSKCADAPTQEDVQASVPSSLLTMLQCAETPNTFVSPQTQKMMTTEGINPFESSNTFIELIYNPVTNLSEQVGHICQTVEPKCQDLKNFSFVQPEAVVRGVDDTAASSTSSRNSDSAHSSQIASAAMTAPGSIRKPGRNGRKRAGSQLPLSERREIHNIRERHRRKTIRSCCDELNLLVPFCSKDCDKATTLRWTTAFLRYINETYGDIVRQVRLSL; this is encoded by the exons ATGCCTGCATCCGAGTTCCGCATGATGGAGATTTCAGAGTTTCAGCAACTCATACCTGCACATGTGGGGGTGGATTCTGGGTTTCCGGAGTGGCCAGGGGACAGATCTGATCCTGCTATTGAAATGGTCAAAGATGCCGCTGGGTCTCCATCAGATTCTCTTCTCACAGCCACTCAAGCTGTTGATCTGTCAACTTCATCTCATGGACACAGCCTGGGGATGGCAGGAGAGAGAACCCCACCTTCTCACGGGGAGGTACCCGGTTATGTTCTGGCCAGAGTCGATGATGTCAATGATCCGAGTGAGTCGCAGACCGTCAGCCGTGCTGCTCCGCTGACCCAAACCAGATCGAGTGTTCGAGTTTGTTTGGGAAAATTGTTTAACTCCAAGTGTGCTGACGCCCCAACACAGGAAGATGTTCAGGCTTCCGTTCCCAGCAG TTTGTTGACGATGCTTCAGTGTGCAGAGACTCCGAACACATTCGTATCGCCTCAGACGCAGAAGATGATGACGACTGAGGGAATAAATCCCTTCGAGAGCTCCAACACATTTATAGAGTTGATATATAACCCAGTCACCAACTTGTCTGAACAG GTTGGACACATTTGTCAGACGGTCGAACCAAAATGTCAAGATCTGAAGAATTTTTCATTCGTTCAACCAGAGGCGGTTGTTAGAGGAGTTGATGATACAG cAGCATCTAGTACGTCCTCGAGGAACTCTGACAGCGCCCACAGCTCACAGATTGCTAGTGCTGCCATGACCGCCCCAGGTTCTATTAGAAAACCAGGGAGGAACGGCAGGAAGAGAGCTGGTTCTCAGCTACCCCTCAGCGAGCGCCGCGAGATCCACAACATCAGGGAGAGGCATCGCAG GAAGACGATTCGTTCGTGCTGCGATGAGCTCAACCTGCTGGTGCCGTTCTGCAGCAAAGATTGTGACAAAGCCACCACCCTGAGGTGGACGACTGCCTTCCTCAGATACATCAACGAAACGTACGGAGACATCgtcagacaggtgagactgTCTCTTTAA